From Argopecten irradians isolate NY chromosome 2, Ai_NY, whole genome shotgun sequence, the proteins below share one genomic window:
- the LOC138314562 gene encoding ATP-dependent translocase ABCB1-like: MSDEMAVNVDADVSEKKVNNSTEVIVVPDEQTNDKKQQNGDTKPQNGDTKQQNGDSKPQNGESSDDEKKDEEEKEAPAVGIFEVFKFADKLDVLMMVLGIIGAMAHGLALPCLIIVFGQMTDSFVDSGKYSNILTEISAFLTGKGISRDQALESPSLLLPHLTDIQTNYSTVDVTIIQKQTTNDFLKEMETFAIYYIAIACGVLLCGYCQVAFWILASERQIHRIRKAFFRNIMRQDIGWFDTHETGELNTRLSDDINQIHEGIGDKVSTFLQWFSSAISSFIIGFVYGWQLTLVMLSVAPLLALAAGVMSKIMATMSSKELSAYAKAGAVADEVLSSIRTVVAFGGERKECKRYNEHLGEARDIGVTKSLGNGLSFGITYMLIFLTDCLGFWYGAKLTRDQPDLYTPGKILIVFFSIVIGAFALGNAMPNLQALSTARGAAYMIYNLIALEPAIDSSSDEGKQPEKLEGTVKFQNVKFRYPAREEVVVLNGLNLDVSKGQTVALVGSSGCGKSTVVQLLQRFYDPQEGKVLVDDIDIKELNVKWLRQHIGIVSQEPILFATSIKENIRYGRDGVTDREIEDAAKMANAHNFIMDLPDKYNTLVGERGAQLSGGQKQRVAIARALVRDPRILLLDEATSALDTESEAVVQEALDKARAGRTTIVIAHRLSTIKTADSIAGFKDGVVAERGTHDQLMQKGGVYANLVKLQTKSSEKGDDMVEKKKDLDKIHHKTGGIDSEDDKESEEEKKKEENKGSFTRIMRLNAPEWHYILLGCLGSIMFGAVQPAFAVIFASILDAFASSDEAYQKQEINRFVIILSGIAVGCLIALTLQGYMFGKSGEILTMRIRSLSFKAMLRQEISYFDDHKNNTGALTTRLATEASDVKGASGARMGKLLENVANMGTAIIISFIFGWQLTLVIIAFIPIIAIAGALEFQLLSGVAGKNKEALEGAGKIASEAIGNIRTVVGLTKEEAFYLQYTKSLQQPYKAAKRKAHFIGIAFSFSQSVIYFLHAAAFYYGAYLVRQGEMGFDDVFKVFSAIVFGAMAMGNASAFAPDASKAQVAAGHIFALLDRVPSIDSESDDGVKPNDEHFTSKVIFKDVQFRYPSRPDIQVLQGLNLSVEPGQTLALVGTSGCGKSTTVQLIERFYDPEEGSVVLDKYDAKELNLHWLRSQIGIVSQEPVLFDCSIAENIAYGDNDRVVPMSEIMEAARKSNIHSFIEALPGGYETNVGSKGTQLSGGQKQRVAIARALVRNPKILLLDEATSALDTESEKVVQEALDKAREGRTSIVIAHRLSTIRNADKICVIRSGKVVEEGRHGDLMSKQGIYFKLNNAQAGQS, translated from the exons ATGTCGGACGAGATGGCTGTGAATGTCG aTGCTGATGTGTCGGAGAAGAAAGTAAACAATTCTACAGAAGTCATAGTTGTCCCTGATGAACAAACTAATGACAAAAAGCAACAAAACGGCGACACTAAGCCACAAAATGGCGacactaaacaacaaaatggCGATAGCAAGCCACAAAATGGCGAAAGCTCTGACGATGAGAAAAAAGacgaagaagaaaaagaagcgCCGGCCGTTGGAATCTTTGAAGTT tttaagtTTGCCGATAAGTTGGACGTACTGATGATGGTACTTGGCATTATAGGTGCCATGGCCCATGGCCTGGCCTTGCCCTGCCTCATTATCGTGTTCGGACAGATGACAGACTCGTTCGTGGACTCCGGGAAATACTCCAACATCCTCACAGAGATCTCAGCCTTTCTGACAGGAAAAGGCATCTCCCGGGACCAGGCATTGGAATCTCCGTCTCTACTGCT TCCCCAcctaacagacatacagacaaACTACTCCACTGTTGACGTGACAATCATACAGAAACAAACCACCAACGATTTTCTCAAAGAAATGGAGACATTCGCCATTTACTATATAG CCATTGCGTGCGGTGTACTGCTTTGCGGATACTGTCAAGTCGCATTCTGGATTCTTGCATCAGAACGTCAGATCCACCGAATACGGAAGGCATTTTTCCGGAATATCATGCGTCAGGATATCGGTTGGTTTGATACCCATGAGACAGGAGAACTCAACACGAGGCTTTCCGA CGACATAAACCAGATTCACGAGGGCATTGGGGACAAAGTGAGCACCTTTCTCCAGTGGTTTTCCTCCGCAATTTCAAGCTTTATCATCGGCTTCGTGTATGGATGGCAGCTCACACTCGTAATGTTGTCAGTGGCGCCACTTCTTGCCCTGGCGGCAGGAGTTATGTCGAAG ATTATGGCGACCATGTCGTCAAAAGAGCTGTCAGCGTATGCTAAGGCGGGCGCAGTAGCTGATGAGGTCCTCAGTTCCATCCGAACCGTGGTGGCATTCGGGGGTGAACGGAAGGAGTGTAAAAG GTACAATGAACACCTGGGGGAGGCTCGTGATATCGGTGTGACGAAATCTTTAGGGAACGGCCTGTCATTCGGGATAACCTATATGTTAATTTTCCTGACGGATTGTCTGGGATTCTGGTACGGGGCAAAGCTGACCAGGGATCAACCAGATCTCTACACCCCAGGCAAGATTCtcatt gtattttttaGCATTGTTATCGGGGCGTTTGCTCTAGGAAATGCCATGCCTAATCTTCAGGCTTTATCCACTGCAAGAGGCGCGGCGTATATGATCTACAATCTCATTGCCCTG GAGCCTGCCATAGACAGCAGCTCAGATGAAGGAAAACAGCCGGAGAAGCTGGAGGGTACTGTAAAATTTCAGAATGTCAAGTTCCGGTATCCAGCTCGTGAGGAGGTTGTTGTTCTGAATGGCCTTAACCTCGATGTTAGTAAAGGTCAGACCGTGGCCTTGGTCGGATCTAGCGGCTGCGGAAAGAGCACGGTGGTTCAGTTGCTTCAAAGATTTTACGATCCCCAAGAAGGAAAG GTTCTCGTAGATGATATCGACATAAAAGAACTGAATGTAAAATGGCTGCGACAACACATCGGCATTGTCAGCCAAGAACCTATACTTTTCGCCACCTCCATAAAGGAAAACATCCGATATGGCCGAGACGGTGTCACTGATCGAGAGATTGAAGATGCTGCTAAAATGGCGAATGCTCATAACTTCATCATGGACCTCCCAGAT AAATACAATACTTTGGTCGGTGAGCGAGGAGCCCAGCTTAGCGGTGGTCAGAAGCAAAGAGTAGCCATAGCACGTGCTTTGGTCAGAGATCCACGTATTCTCCTACTGGACGAAGCCACGTCAGCACTGGATACTGAGAGCGAGGCTGTTGTTCAGGAGGCTCTCGATAAG GCACGAGCCGGGAGAACGACCATTGTGATTGCCCACAGGCTGTCCACCATTAAGACGGCCGACAGTATCGCTGGCTTTAAGGATGGGGTCGTAGCGGAGAGAGGGACCCATGATCAGTTAATGCAGAAAGGCGGGGTTTACGCTAACCTAGTCAAACTACAG ACGAAGAGTTCAGAAAAAG GCGATGATATGGTAGAGAAGAAGAAAGACTTGGATAAAATACATCATAAGACTGGCGGGAtagacagtgaggatgataagGAGTCTGAGGAGGAGAAG AAGAAGGAGGAAAACAAGGGATCGTTCACAAGGATTATGCGGTTGAATGCACCAGAATGGCACTACATTCTCTTGGGCTGTCTTGGAAGCATTATGTTTGGGGCTGTACAGCCGGCGTTTGCTGTCATATTCGCTAGTATTCTCGAT GCTTTCGCGTCATCAGATGAGGCCTACCAGAAACAAGAAATTAACAGATTTGTCATCATTTTGTCCGGGATAGCAGTGGGCTGTTTGATTGCACTTACCCTCCAG GGATACATGTTTGGCAAATCTGGTGAGATACTGACCATGAGAATTCGAAGCTTGAGCTTTAAGGCCATGTTGCGCCAG GAAATATCGTACTTTGACGATCATAAGAATAACACTGGAGCGTTAACTACAAGACTGGCCACAGAAGCATCCGATGTCAAGGGG GCATCTGGTGCAAGGATGGGTAAGCTCCTCGAAAACGTAGCCAATATGGGAACCGCTATTATCATATCCTTCATATTTGGCTGGCAGCTTACATTAGTCATAATCGCCTTCATTCCTATCATTGCCATCGCAGGGGCCCTCGAGTTTCAGCTATTATCGGGAGTCGCCGGTAAGAACAAAGAGGCATTGGAAGGAGCCGGCAAGATAGCATCGGAGGCTATTGGCAACATTCGAACGGTTGTAGGGCTGACAAAGGAGGAAGCCTTTTATCTGCAATATACTAAAAGTTTACAACAGCCGTACAAAGCAGCGAAAAGGAAAGCTCATTTTATAGGCATTGCGTTTTCGTTTTCACAGTCTGTCATTTACTTCCTGCACGCTGCAGCGTTCTACTATGGCGCCTATCTCGTGCGACAAGGAGAAATGGGATTCGATGATGTTTTCAA GGTATTTTCTGCTATCGTGTTCGGTGCTATGGCCATGGGAAACGCAAGCGCCTTCGCACCTGATGCGTCCAAAGCACAAGTAGCAGCGGGACATATATTCGCCTTACTTGACCGAGTGCCGAGTATAGACTCAGAATCAGATGATGGAGTGAAGCCGAATGAT GAACACTTCACCAGCAAAGTAATATTCAAAGACGTGCAGTTCCGGTACCCATCGCGACCGGATATACAGGTATTACAAGGCCTGAATTTGTCCGTAGAACCTGGTCAAACATTGGCACTGGTAGGGACCAGCGGATGTGGCAAGAGCACCACTGTCCAACTCATAGAGCGCTTCTACGACCCGGAGGAGGGATCCGTG GTACTCGACAAATACGATGCAAAAGAATTGAACCTTCATTGGTTACGGTCACAGATTGGGATAGTATCACAGGAACCAGTACTATTTGACTGTAGTATAGCGGAGAACATCGCGTACGGCGACAATGACCGGGTCGTACCAATGTCAGAGATCATGGAAGCTGCTCGCAAATCCAACATCCACAGCTTCATTGAAGCACTGCCTGGG GGTTACGAGACAAATGTTGGATCTAAAGGAACACAATTAAGTGGAGGGCAGAAACAACGCGTCGCCATTGCACGTGCGCTTGTCAGAAATCCAAAAATTCTACTCTTGGACGAAGCTACTTCTGCTTTAGATACGGAGAGTGAAAAG GTTGTACAGGAAGCCCTGGATAAGGCCCGAGAAGGCCGAACCAGTATCGTCATTGCCCACAGACTGTCTACCATCCGAAATGCTGACAAAATCTGCGTCATCAGATCAGGGAAGGTTGTAGAGGAGGGTCGCCATGGTGACCTGATGAGCAAGCAGGGAATCTATTTCAAACTCAATAACGCGCAAGCCGGACAGAGTTAA